The genomic region TTATGGGAACAGAGTGCTAGCTAACCCATGAGTCATAGAAAACAGGATCTTAAAGAATGGAGCCATATTTTTGTTGTGCAGCCAAACTGAGCACAACACATGAAGCAAAACAGTGTGTACTGACCTGGCAGCATGAAAGCCCTTCATGTCCTCTGGAAACAGCTTTGGAGACGGGACTGAAAACGTGAGAAAGCAGGAGCTCCAGGACTCTTATCTGATGGTCAGAAGAACAAGTCCTTCAGGCCCTTGATACATTTTGTTTACACCTGCGGTGACTGGTATCCAGAGGGGTGTTTGACATCTCTCTGACTTCTGGGGATTAGTAATGTATTCTGGTTTCCTGATAACCAgtgcttgttccagtgctcttaGTATAGTTTGCAATGCCCAGATGGTGTTACTATGAAAACCACCATCCAAACTGGCACCGGGTTGGGTCTGTGGGAGACTTTATCTTCTAACAGCCTGCtacaggagcagagcagatgAGCAACCTGTGTAACAGCAGCCCTGGTTCTGATGCTTTTGAGCAAAACATTCTTGCATCACTCTTGCCACATTTGTGGCATAAATCACTGCTTCCCTGGAGAGAAGTGAAGATGGGCTAAAGTTTGCATTAGTATTAATAGATTCAGCTTTGGTTTTCCTCCTTCtcactgtttcctttctttttttcttttgcctgtatAGTTAACTATTAAACCTCTTgacaaaaaagcagaagtctTCAAGTTCTTTTCCTCTCAACTCAAAGTGAACAAACTGGTAAGtgtcctgttttccttctttaaaactGAGCCTAATAATACTGACTGATACCCGAGTGAGGAATTTTGTTTGTAAAACCTATGGGGAGGCCAGGGAGCATTGAGTGTCAGCATGTGCTTTCCTGAGGATTTGTTCTGTCTGGGAAGTCAGGGTGCATATGTTTGTCCTCTCTGGGAAGGGGAATGATGGGTGGAAAGTGAGATGTGAAAGAAGGTCCAAATCACAAAGGGAAATCCAGGTGCTGGAAGGGGAGGATGTAGCATATGGAAAGGTGCAGAGCCACTGCAGCATCTGGCTGCGTGGCTGCTGTGGGTTCTTAATCAGTTACTGCCTCTCCTTTTCTGGGAGAAGTAACAAGGCAGGGACCTAATCAACTGGCTAATTGTATCATCACTGATCGCTTCCTAACACAACCCTAGGGGCCGGGTCACTTCTCAGTGAGCTTGTGGAGGGGCCACCACAGGTGACCATTCCCACAGCTACGTCTTGTGTACTCTTGGCCAAGATCTATTGCCTGTTCTTGTTCAGGAAAGTGGAACCAGAGTGGGATGAAGGACAGAAGGAACCCCTCATCCTGTTAGGAACTTTTCTCAACTACTATGTACCTGGGTATGCGTCTGCCCTAGGCACTGATTTTCTTGGAAGGGAAGAAACTGCCAGCACTTGTGCTGGAGTCAGAATTGGCAGCTTCTGCCCTGAGGCCAGTGCGGGGCTGTTATCCCTCTGTCTGGGGCACAAATACATCAAAAcagcatttgctttgcttttcctataCAGATTTTGCAGTTGTGCATTGGAAACCATGATCTATTTATGAGGAGAAGAAAAGTGGACTCAATAGAGATCCAGCAAATGAAAGCACAAGCCAGGGaagaaaaagctagaaaaaagGTAAATTCTTTCTGCTCCTCTGTTGTTGAAAACACTGATTGTTATTCCAGCTGGTGCCCCTGCTGTCCATGCATTGCATCAATATGTGTGTGGGAGGTGAGAAAGTGCACCAGGATTGAATGTGGGAACAGCTCTAGTATGTATGGAGCATCTGAAGATGTAAGTGATGTTTGTGAAACTGAATAGGTGATCGCAAAGATTTGGGGTACATGACAGATGGATTCAAGTGCTCTTCCAGCAGTCTGAAACAACACGTATTACCTGTTAGAGGAGTTCAGTGCTGCAAAGTGCAAGCAGCTTCAGCATTGCATCTCTGGTGAATATCAGTCCAGCAGCTAGACAGCAAGCTTAGATTCATTTGCTGTGCTGCCTCAGGCCCAGATGAGATTCTGCTGCAAACCCACAGACGTGGTATTGTGCATTCTGTTTCCAGATGGAGAATCAAAGGCTGGCCAGGGAGAAGCAGCTCCGAGAAGAAGCTGAGCGAGCCAAAGAAGAGCTGGAAAGGCGTCTTTTCCAGCTGGAAGACGAAGCCAGGCAGGCCAACGAGGCCCTGGTGAGTAGCACATTAGTTTGAATATTCTAGTGCCTGATGGGATTTCTtgttttggaagcatttttttttcttatagctcATGTGAGACACCAAGAATTATAGCTCAGACAGCCTGAAGAGTTTCTGACCACTGGTGGAGAGGGCATGCTGGAATACCTGGGAAAACTCCGATCTGCCATAATCTCCATTTGCTGTGAGCCATTCACTCCCTGTATTTGGTTCACAGTGCTTTCCTCAggcaaagagggaagaaaggaagtaaCCTTGGAGCTGAAATTGGGAGAAAGGGGCATGATACGCTGGGAGCTGAAGGGGCCAACTTCAGTTTTTGGTTGATGTTTTTGTCCAACTCTAAGCAAATGTGTCTCCTTGCTTCGTAGAAGTGAGAGGTAGGAAGGAAGTTAGGCAAttctgggggagaggaggaacatCAGGCCCTACAGTTATGTTTACTATACTTTTTAGTTTaaggaataatatttttatcaCTTAACCTTTTGTGAAAAGGTGTCCTCTTTCTGACTGTCTGCAGGGGTGATTTTGTAGATGCTAGACAGGGTAACtaagaaaaattgtttcttcGTAGCTCCgatcccaggaagcagcagaGTTGCTGGCTGAGAAAGCTCAGattgcagaagaggaggcaaaaCTGCTGGCCCAGaatgctgcagaagctgagcaAGAGCGACAGAGGCTGGAGATCACAGCTctgaaaaccaaggaagaaaaacGCCTGATGGAGCAAAAGATGCGTGAGGCAGAGCTGATagcagtgaagctggtgaaggagtCTGACCGGAGGTTAGATTTGCTTGAGTGGGGTTATGGGTCTCTACTGGGATGCCTGGGTGGAGAGAGTGCTGCTTTTTTCAGAGCTAAGCCTGGAAGGGAGGGATTGTTCCTGAAGCAACACTTCAGAGTGACTAAGCCTTCTTGCATCTTGTTTGTTCCACCTGGTACCAGTGGTTGTGATGCAGGTCAAGATGTTTACAGGGGATCAGATGCAAGGCTTTAGAGTTGTTTAGTATTAAAGATACAGAATGCAGAAGCATTTTCTATTTCACGTTATCAAAGGAGCACTGGCTACCTAGCTATCTAAATTTACCAATCTATACGCTGTGAGTTAcaagaatgttttcattcatTAGTAGCAAGTGATGGTCTCGTATCCCTTTCAGATCTTCGAGAAGTGTAAACCAGGTAAACTCCCTTGGAATATAAACCACTGTATAAGCATCTGCGTGTTCCCTAACACTGTGCTGCCTGAAGATGCAGAGCAGACCAGTGTTGACAGAGGATGTTCAACCTTGCTATTAAGGGCCTTCTGCTTGTTTTAGGATACTGCCAAAATGCTTGCCAAAACAAAGAGCAGATATGTTGCACCTCTCCCCACCTCAGGGAGGATCTCTGACAGCCTGGAGAATCTGTATCAGCAGGTCAGAACTGAGCCCATGGAAATTAGGAGTAGGAAAAACATGTTAATTCAGCCAGTTAGTGAAGGATTGTCTTTGAAAGCATGTGTTCATGTTGTGACCAGTTCTCCATGTGGCTATCCTTCCACCAAGTATCTTTGGGTAAAGGAATCGCTCCCAGTAATGGATCTTGTTCTCCGGAAGCTAGTGAGGTGTGTAGCTCTGAAATCCATGTGTTGCTGTATACTGGAAATCATCAGCCGTTCACGTCAGGATATTTGTCTTACAGAGCCAAGGAAGCAGAGCACCTGAAACAAGATCTGCATGAAGCCAGAGAGGCTGAAcggaaagcaaagcagaaactcTTAGACATAACCAGGCTTAACTGTCCTGTAAGTTTCTGCTCTACTGGGCACCACTTCATCTTCAGAGATAGTCAGAcgtttattgcatttttatagcCTGCATCAAGCTGAGTAGTGGCATATCTGCATGCACCTGGGGGACAAACACTATAGGACCAACTGGTGCTTAAATGCTGCAGCTAGGATGGAGGTTGTATTTGTTCGGGGCAGTGAGTCAGGATGATAAGAAAGGGGAGACAAAAGTAAAAAAACGGGACTGGTGTTGGGACTTAGGGAACAGAGATTGTCTTGCCTGCGTTTATGCCTAATGCTGACTCTGTGCCATCTCAGTCAGGCGGTGCTTTGTTGAGGTGGCTGTACTGAGCCAGCTCTGTTATCCTGGCATGTGAATTGCCCATGAGTGTCTTTAGGCAAAGCAGATGAAGCTGTCTCCAGCAAGAAGGCAGAGCTAAGGCTGTCTGCCCCAACTCCTTCTTCTGCTCCAGTCTTGCTGAGAATGGATTTCCATTCTCTGCTGAAATAGATGGGAACATTGCAGCCAGGATACTTCTCTGCCCTTGGATTGGGGCAGAGGGTGGGTTGTGGACTTCAGCAGTTCATCTGGGGCCACTTGGGTAGAGGGGAAGGCCTGCAGGAGCATCTGTGTGTCTCAGAATCCGTGGGTAGCTTacgaaatcatagaatcatagaatggtttaggttggaagggacctcaaagatcatgtAGCTCAGCATGGCATTCTTGCAGAAGCTGGAGAGATAAACCCAAAATCAAACAGTCAGATCTTACTGATAGTGTGTGTGTTGCCTCTTTCAGCACATGGCCAAGTACCCACAATACGCACCAACCGACACCAGAGATGCCAACTTTGACAAAGGATCCATAAAGCTGGATTTGAAAGACATTGACCTCAAGAGACTATCCTTtgagatagagagagagaggtatCAGTATGCTTATGGTGTAAATAAACAAGAGTGTTTATCATggaaagtacagaaaagaaaaaaaaaatgtctgggAATCACAGTTCATCCTTTTAACAACTCAGGATGGCCTCCTACTTGTACATACGGCTGGAGGTGTGGATTGTGTCCGTGTAAGACTAGTTATTTACACAGAGGAAGAGTGTTGCAGTGGCATCAAGCCGTGACAAGTCCAGTGCCCTTGTGTCTTGGAGAGCACTTTGTCAGGGGCAGAGTGCTTTGCCTGAGTAACATCATGTTAAGAGGACAGAAGTTTCCCTCCAGTGTTGAAGTGTGGTATTGCTCTGGTATAATAAATACATCGAGaggctttttctctcttgctcgGGAAGGAAATGCTTGGTAAAAAGTTAATGTGTGAATGCTGAAGGGTGGAAGTGACCCTCCTTTTCACTGggtcaggagagacaggctggcaTGTGCCAGACTTCACTTTAGCTATCAATAaactaaaatgaaacaaagaacttcctctctcctccttccacacACACTTGATATGCGTCATGCCAATAAGCTTTTTGCCTCCAATGTGTGGACTACAGGCTGGACTACttagaaaagagcagaaaattcGAAGATCGACTGAAagaactgaagtctgaaattcatGCTTTGAAACTAGAAGAAAAACAGTCTGGGCTTTACTCTCATTGGAATGAAGTACTGGGATCCTTGGATCGCTCCTTAGGAAATGTATGTACCCTAAATACCTGCCACTTGTTTCAGCAAAAACTGTAAAAGAATTGTGTGGGTGTGCCAAAGGTAATTGCTATATTCCAGTTCAAGGCACATGGTTTAGTACCCTtgatagtaaaatatttaaagcGTGAACACAGACAAGGAAAATTCATGTCAAAACAAAATCTAAGAAGTTTTTTCCTGGGTGCAATACCGGTACTGTAagcaaaaaataatcattttattttacagattatGAAATCACAGTGAGGGTTTAAGGTCTTGGAGCAAATTAAATTCTTGTAACTTAGTAACACATTTAAATGTGGTTCCTCAGAGTTTGCATCACATTCTGATTCACATGCTTTATGGTTGCTAAAAGTCATAAAAgtcttgatgtatttttttaaggcaGTGAGACACTAAACCCAGATTTTTGTCATAGATTTCttattatttatataaacacTCCAGCCTCTTCCTGAATCAGTGCAAGAATAGGGCTGGTTTTGTCTTTCCAGGTTGTTCCATGTGTAGCAGAAGTGGCTCCAAGTCAATGTTTTTAGAGAGAGAAGGGAGGCTTGGAAAAATTATGAGGGTAGATGGCCTTTATTTTCTGACTATGCATCTGATGTTCTTTTTTGGCTTAATGAGTGTTGATATATAGAGAGAGCATTAAATTTCcatgtgttcttttcttttaaagacccCGTCATGGATGAAAACCTTTGAAACGGGAGATTCATTAGATATAAATCTTCAAAGACCTTTTCCTGCTTACTCGTTAAATACTATGGGCAGCTGGCCTTGTACCAACAAAACTCAACACACACCGACAGTGGAAAAGTCATCTTCTCAAGCAAATTCCATGGCTGCCAACAGTGTGGGCACACGAACCAGAAAACAGATTATAAAGGTAATCAGATTTGTAAGTAAATTCCCAAATATTGACTAAAAAGTTCAGAGTTCAGAGAGGTAAAGAATGTCTGGCTTTAGGGACCTGTTTTGTCCAGCTGTGTCACAGCCTCTCAAATGATGAGGCAATGCCTGGCTGTTGCATGAGTTTGGAGACCCTGCGTTGGTGCACCGTTCGGCACTGTTTATAACTTGAGGCCACTTGTTTTTTCTCACTTGTGAGCTGAGCTGGAATGCAAAGCTGTGAGCCTTGGTAAATGAAACAGAGGTGCCCGTCTGCAGGAGGATGGTCTGTGTTAAATTTTACTTGTATCATCTGGGTTTGGAAATAAGAATGTGCTCCCAGGTATAGAGAGCTTAAAACATAACTGTGCCTGTCTTCTGGTTTGAAGGGGCAGGCAGTAACGTACTAATAAATGCCTGGATTTCCAACAGTTCAGTTTTCCAGTGTGTTCCCTGTCAGAGTTCTGAAGAGCTAATGAGCTGGGTCTTATGAAAAAACAACCTACTTCTAAATTTCACTAAAATAGAGAATCTAGCATGCATTCAGGAAGAACTGTAAGGGCACGTGGTCTTGAACAGTGTGAAGGAAATAAGCTTTCTCTAGGCAATACTAAGGGGCAAGGTATTAGGAATAAAGAAAGCTTGATGTATTTGCTGCAGTTTGTATAAACAAAACTGAGGGGTGTTAGAATTGGTTAGAGGCTCTAGTATAGAACATTCAAGACCTGAATCTTCAGGGTTGTATGCTTAGAACTAGAAGGAACACAACTGAGTGTAGCAACAGATGAGAAAGCAGCTCTTTCTAATGCAAGTAACAGAAGCAACTTTTAAGACTAACCTAATCCAAATAGCAGGGGTGAGGTAAATATGTTtgtcttaagaaataaaaactgttgCAGATCATcttgcaaaaggctgcagagtCAGAGGTAAAGGAAGGACAGGACCAAAGGCAGTTACTCTCCTTTAAGAGGAGTTCAGGGCAAAACTAATTTTTCTTATTTGATTTGCTTTTAGGTTCAGCAGCATGACTCGGATGTGATCTACATTTGAAGCCTCTTGTTCCCTTACCAGACTGGTAGAACCTGGTGGCCTTTTTTTTGGCTGCTGCAAAATGCACCTACACGAGGACGCGTGTGCAGTTGTGTCTGCTGACAGACACGGGGATGAGAGACACGGTACTGTAGTTAGAGCGGTGCCATTCAGCTTCCAAGCACTTCCAAGCTGGGAGCGCTAAAACTGCCAGTGTAAAATGGGAAATGCCTTTGGGTACGATGGTAAGCATACAAACCCAGAGGAATGTTGTTTACTACTTATGCACTTTTGAGGAAACACTTCATACTTTGCTAAACCTTCCTCCCCCAGGTGTGTTTTTACATACTGACTTATCAGGATGGTACTCTGCTTTTGTAGAAAGGATGCTAGGCAGCAAGCGTCCAGGAGATGTttgggatgagaaaaaaaaaacatgagctTGGTGCTTACCTACACAAGAGACTAATTATTGTTTTTGTTCGGTCCATGGGATATGactcccacagagctgctcaaCATCTTTAGTGTTTGCCtgccaaatgttttcctttttctccctaaacATTTCTTGGTTCGCTTGATTGATTTGCATTTCTCTGTGAGAAATCTCAGCTTTTAATTCCAGGTGTAGAAGTGGACATCTTCAAATACCTCTCACTCCTGGGGGAATCCTTTGTTTGGAATGCAAAGCTTCTGTTCTCTTCACAGTTTCTCACTAGAGCAGGcactttctgttgcttttgccGCTCCAGCAAACTTTGCATACATCAACTTGTTTCCTAGTTCTGTGTAACACAGGTTCCAAATTAGACAAAGACAAAAGACGCTGTTGGTGTCTGCTAAAGTTGGACTTGTTTCTCGTGGAGAGGTGCATGCAGTGCATCGTCTGCCTCATCAGTAAAACCTACttgtattttctggttttgtgtgtgtttaagtgTCTGTTTCACCATAAATCTTCAGTCTGAGGACTTCTGGGAAAGCAGACAATATGCAGCTGTAGCTGAAGTAGTAGCACAGTTGAGCATGTGATatgatgtaaaaaataaatattaatgttaaatatctttttctaaaagctaagattaaaaaaaaatacattcaataAAAAGCTTCAATTTCCACTTGCTAGTAACAGCTGTGAACTGAATGTTGTGTCAATATTACAACAACATTAACAAGGCAAGTTCTAAGACCAAATACACAAATCTCCTCTCTACGCATCTGCAACAGGCTGAGGGCGCAGTGGGGAGCAGCGCCGGTAGCCAGCTCTGGTCTCAGACTTTTACGAGTCACGACAGTTACATGGCAAGATGCACATAACAGTGATCTGCAGTGGCATCCTGGTGTCGTCGTTTTCCCAGCCTCGAGAGCAGTTGCTGCCTCTGGTGTGCggagggaagggagagtgttAATTCTCTTCACAGCTCTGTCTGATAGTTGTTTGCGAACTGTTGGCTATTATGTGCACAGTTTCTGATCTGTCTGGGAAAAGCCTTGTGTGTGAATGGAGAAGCTGTTGGAGGTGTCAGACTGAAGAGGCAGATGCTGTCGAGGTCCCAGGGTTGGGTGGGTGGCACTGGCCAGGACTTGGATGGTGGTGAGATAGGAAATAGTTCTAGAGAAACTCTGGACATGGCATTcttggatttgggggtggggaggagtgcTGGGATttccctcatttttcttttcctgtttcctcttttttgtgtATGTTGTGCCACAGGTAACTAACCTTGTACTTTCATTCTGCCCATGTGCTGAGGTTTCCTCTTGCTGTCATATCTGAGCTGCATCATGATATAAGGCGTATCAGAGGAGAACTGTTCCACAtgattgatttatttctttggacTAGTTCCTGTATATGACAGTGAAGAAACGGACAGGGTCACACTGCTGCcagtttaaaaaggaagtttATCCGCACAAGCTGTTCTCAGTCTGCTGGCTTGCAGGTATTCTTGCTGTGCATTGTTCGCGTGGAGCACCATTTTCCTGCATACTTGTATGGGTGTGTGAAAGATGAGATGGGACAAGAGGAGCTGGGATCTGCTGGAGAAATGCTTGCTCAAGCAGGGATGAAGTCGGATGTACCAGGCTGTTGCTGGGAGGGCACTGTAAAGAGAAGTGCCACTTGGGTATTAGTTTGCTTAAAacctaaataaatatttgtagcaATTAAACTTTGCATGTTAGTGCAGCTGAGGCTCATGCTCACTTGCAGTATTGACCGCTTTTTAAAACAGGCAGCTACAGATACATTGAGGAGGATGTGAGATTGTCTTTCCGTTGAAGAAAGTATGAGACGGTTTCCCCAAAGCAGGGAAGAGAACGCAGATGTCATGTTCTAATCAGTAATTGCAAGATTTGTCACCGTAAAGAGCAAGGTATTTGTCTGGTGATGCTGTTGGCATCTTTGAACGTTCGAGGCCCGACAGAGCTATGGTGAAGCCCTGTGGACCTgcgggcagcaggcagcagaTGGTGCTGCAATACCGCTCTGCCGCACAGCTTAGACGTGCTCTCAGAAAGACCTGGCTCAGAAATCCTGCATTGCTCCTTGGGAATCGCTGCCAATTTCTGTGTTCCCACACTAGCCTGTACTTGCTTGTATTCTCTTCCTGGAGTTTAACTTGACATAATTTTTGATGGGGATTCAAAATGTGCATGCACTATACTCTGAGAAGTGATTATTGCCCAAACAGCTTAGTCCCATGGGTATGAGCTAGCTCCccatattaccaaaaaaaatcctgtaatggTTCTGACACATCATTGTCATCATCAGACTGTGAAAATGGCCTTATTGAGTGGATTTTGTCCATAACTGCCAGAAGCATCTGGGACCCCACAGGTCCGGTGCTAtgtgatatttttataaatgctatTTGAAACAAGCATAGGCTTGTTAAATTTGCAGAGCGTGGAAGGATTGTGGTGTGAGTCTAAAGAGGGTGAGAGAGGCCTGAGAACAGTCTACAAGGGTCACTGCGAGGAGCAAAGAACAAATTCATCCTTTGTTCTCATGCTGGAGGAGTCATAACATTCTGGTCTCGAACTACAgcaaaaaatagaagaaaaagtattCCATCAGTGAGGAAGTGCCAGTGGATCACCTGGAGAGCAAGGAAGTGTGTTCCTAGAGTGACACAGTGAGTGTTGATATTCTGTATGGAAGTTGATGACTCTCCCCAGCCCTAtcttctgtgtttctctgaaaaACCACTTGCTCTAACCCTAAggggctctccctgccctcaTAAAAACCGTAGGTGGGAAACTGTATTCTTGCTCAGCAGGGTGCTCCTGGCTGAGCCGTGGGAGGGAGCAAATGCCGGTTAGTCCTTAGGGATGGCATGTCCTCTCCAGGGACCTGTCTCTTAAAGACCGGCCAGTTCATATCCACCTGGCCCTGGAAGGTGGCCACCACAGTGTGTGTGGCTGACCCCTGAGTCATCTGCTCTTGGCCTTTTCCACCCTGCGCTGCTGCTATGTCCAGTCGCCAGCAGCACGATGAGTTCACATCCTGCCTTCATGGACTGCTGGTGCAGAATTGTGCACAAGCtggcctcttcttcctcttccttgcaAACAGGCTGTCATCCCTGCATCTCACCGTGTTCCTGCCTCACTTCTCTCTAGCCTCATGCACTCTGTGCCAGCAAGGTCTAGCGTTGTCTCTTGTGCCCAAGTTATTTGTTCTCTGTTGATGGAGGCAACTGCCAACTTTGTGTGTCCTTCCCAGAGCATCCCTGGCTCTTGCGCTCAAACCTcaggagtgtgtgtgggggggcacTAGGCTACCACCCTTCATTTGTCATTGCCACATGTGCTCCCAGCCTGCTGCTCTTGGTGATGAGTATGGTGGGGACACAGTTCCAGCACGTGTCATGAGTCCTTGGTGGCAAAAATCACAGGTCAAACCGTTTTCACGCAGCTCTACGGGCAAAAGACAGGCCCAGACATGCAACTCAgctgttattatttctttttaaaaatttttttaaaatttgttattaTGTGGTGTTATTTCTGGTTCTCTGCGCTCTTTGGAACCCTGTCCATCTTCCTGCAAGGCATTTTCAGGAGTAGGAGGGGTCAGCTTTTCGGAAGGGCTCTGGGCATACAGGGGAGCCCACCCCTAGGGCTGCATTGGGGTGTTTCGATGGGGACAGAAAGTAGTTTTCCCACCAAAGAGCACTTTGAATCTGGAGGGATACTTCtgctgggaggagaaggctgTTTGTGCTGAATTACAGGCAGCAGTGGAGCCTGCAGGAAGGAGCCGCCTCTCAAAAGGACAGTAAAGGGCTAATGGTTGCCATTACTCCGGGCTTGGTCCTAAAAGCAAAGCCAACATGTGACAGCTTGTTACCTGCCGGGCTATAAACCTCTGCTCTCACTGGGGAAGTCGCAGGAGGAAAAATCAGTCCTTTTCAGCTAAAACGTGGAAGAGATTGTCCAAAGGGACAGCTTTGTGGCTGGGCCATGGGGGTGGGAGGACGCTGTGGGTGCTGGGGTTCACCGGCTGGGGGGGCAGGGATGGAAGTGAGAGACCTGGAGGGACCATTAAATAATCCTGCCTACAGTGTGATTCAGTCCTGTGTCCTGTGGTtgaaaagaggaaggggaaaaggataCAAGCTGAGCCCAGAAATAGTCTTGTGCCAGTAAATTTGAAAGGGAGATTCCAGAGAAAGAGGAAGTCAAcagaaaaagtgtgaaaacttAAAATACTGTTATAAAAATCCATTGACTTGGCGAGAGCGGCAGCCCAGGAAGCTCTAAGGGACTGACAGGGCCAAGTATGCGGAGGAAACCgaaaagagagaaatagaaaCCCCTGATGATCCCAAAGGAGGTTTGATGTGCTTAGGTGCTGCGGTGAAGGTGACCGTGTTCTGGGGCTGTGGCAGCAAGGACAGCGAGCTGGGATGGGTAAATACAGGGAATGCAAAGAGGTTGCaagctgcaaaattaaattaactcCTGGGGAGCGAGAGGCAGTGAGTAGTCGGCTTAGGAGATGGGGGTGTCTGCACTAGAGAGACTCctgcctcagccctgctcctTTGGGGTAGGGAAGGAGGACCTGTTAGAGATGGGAACGTCCAAAAAGGATGCTCTGAAGGAAATTTGTAAAAAGTGCTATTATTCAGTGATTCTAGACTGTAGTGGTTGAGCTGAGTAGGCCAGAGGGGTTTCGGAGCGAAGCAGTTAATCACACACCAAAACCCCCACAACCGCTGAAACCACCGCCGGTCCCCGAGGGGAACAAGTGAATGTAGTGTTTGTCCTGGGGATAAGAGAGCAGGCAGCTGACGGTGTTTGTACAGCCCTGTACAACATTTGATTCCAAACCAACATTGTGGTTAGTGACGCTTTTTAATATAGGACTCTAAAACGCCTCCATGAATAGGCCCTTGTAAAGACAAGCCAGTTCAAATTCCGAAGGAAGGCCACACCTCTAGTCTGGCTGGCTTCTCCAGCACCCTGGTTGCCCAGTAGGACTGATATCCATCCAAGTGATGGTTGTGTTTTATCTGCCCTGCTTGGGTCAGAAACTGGCACGAGAAACTTACTAGTGCCATGTGGAAATCCTAATTTCCCATCTCTTTGTATTCCCAGCTGGTTTCTAGCCATATGTCCTCACACCACCAGTGTCCACTACACCTTTTTTCTGCCCCTGGTGTTGCCCCTGATGCATTCACACGCGTCAGTCCCTCATTTTCTGAACCCTTCAGCCCAAACTCTTTACATTTGACTCTTCTTGTGTCATATATGACACCAGGGCCTGGTCACAGCCGTGTGATTTGTAGCATGGGTCTTTCCCTGCCCTAGACGTTCCCAGCTGATGGAATGGCTGCTACTGTTATCCCTTGTCCGCAAGAGCATGATTGTACAGTCTGTGCTGCAGAATCAAA from Rissa tridactyla isolate bRisTri1 chromosome 7, bRisTri1.patW.cur.20221130, whole genome shotgun sequence harbors:
- the LOC128912988 gene encoding merlin-like isoform X3; the protein is MIWCGYPHKLKNMSIRGLKKKQPKTFKVKIITVDAEMEFSCEMKWKGKDLFDLVCRALGLRETWFFGLQYTIKGMCTWLKMDKKVKKQILDEEIYCSPEATVLLASYAVQAKYGDYDPNFHEPGFLAHDELLPKRVLRQYQLTAEMWEEKITAWYAEHRGIARDEAEMNYLKIAQDLEMYGVNYFPIAQNKNHTDLLLGVDAKGIHIYSINNRFSPNKSFEWSAIRNISYSEKELTIKPLDKKAEVFKFFSSQLKVNKLILQLCIGNHDLFMRRRKVDSIEIQQMKAQAREEKARKKMENQRLAREKQLREEAERAKEELERRLFQLEDEARQANEALLRSQEAAELLAEKAQIAEEEAKLLAQNAAEAEQERQRLEITALKTKEEKRLMEQKMREAELIAVKLVKESDRRAKEAEHLKQDLHEAREAERKAKQKLLDITRLNCPHMAKYPQYAPTDTRDANFDKGSIKLDLKDIDLKRLSFEIERERLDYLEKSRKFEDRLKELKSEIHALKLEEKQSGLYSHWNEVLGSLDRSLGNTPSWMKTFETGDSLDINLQRPFPAYSLNTMGSWPCTNKTQHTPTVEKSSSQANSMAANSVGTRTRKQIIKVQQHDSDVIYI
- the LOC128912988 gene encoding merlin-like isoform X6; this encodes MIWCGYPHKLKNMSIRGLKKKQPKTFKVKIITVDAEMEFSCEVKKQILDEEIYCSPEATVLLASYAVQAKYGDYDPNFHEPGFLAHDELLPKRVLRQYQLTAEMWEEKITAWYAEHRGIARDEAEMNYLKIAQDLEMYGVNYFPIAQNKNHTDLLLGVDAKGIHIYSINNRFSPNKSFEWSAIRNISYSEKELTIKPLDKKAEVFKFFSSQLKVNKLILQLCIGNHDLFMRRRKVDSIEIQQMKAQAREEKARKKMENQRLAREKQLREEAERAKEELERRLFQLEDEARQANEALLRSQEAAELLAEKAQIAEEEAKLLAQNAAEAEQERQRLEITALKTKEEKRLMEQKMREAELIAVKLVKESDRRAKEAEHLKQDLHEAREAERKAKQKLLDITRLNCPHMAKYPQYAPTDTRDANFDKGSIKLDLKDIDLKRLSFEIERERLDYLEKSRKFEDRLKELKSEIHALKLEEKQSGLYSHWNEVLGSLDRSLGNTPSWMKTFETGDSLDINLQRPFPAYSLNTMGSWPCTNKTQHTPTVEKSSSQANSMAANSVGTRTRKQIIKVQQHDSDVIYI
- the LOC128912988 gene encoding merlin-like isoform X2, translated to MIWCGYPHKLKNMSIRGLKKKQPKTFKVKIITVDAEMEFSCEMKWKGKDLFDLVCRALGLRETWFFGLQYTIKGMCTWLKMDKKVLDQEIPKEDPISFHFLAKFYPEKVEEELLQEITQHLFFLQVKKQILDEEIYCSPEATVLLASYAVQAKVLRQYQLTAEMWEEKITAWYAEHRGIARDEAEMNYLKIAQDLEMYGVNYFPIAQNKNHTDLLLGVDAKGIHIYSINNRFSPNKSFEWSAIRNISYSEKELTIKPLDKKAEVFKFFSSQLKVNKLILQLCIGNHDLFMRRRKVDSIEIQQMKAQAREEKARKKMENQRLAREKQLREEAERAKEELERRLFQLEDEARQANEALLRSQEAAELLAEKAQIAEEEAKLLAQNAAEAEQERQRLEITALKTKEEKRLMEQKMREAELIAVKLVKESDRRAKEAEHLKQDLHEAREAERKAKQKLLDITRLNCPHMAKYPQYAPTDTRDANFDKGSIKLDLKDIDLKRLSFEIERERLDYLEKSRKFEDRLKELKSEIHALKLEEKQSGLYSHWNEVLGSLDRSLGNTPSWMKTFETGDSLDINLQRPFPAYSLNTMGSWPCTNKTQHTPTVEKSSSQANSMAANSVGTRTRKQIIKVQQHDSDVIYI